In Oryza brachyantha chromosome 1, ObraRS2, whole genome shotgun sequence, the following are encoded in one genomic region:
- the LOC102716076 gene encoding probable glutathione S-transferase GSTF1 translates to MAPALKVFGPARSTNVARVLVCLEEVGAEYELVDIDFAAREQKSPDHLKRNPFGQIPAFQDGDLLLFESRAIGKYILRKYKTSDADLLREGDLAEAAMVDVWTEVEAHQYNPALSPVVYECVIYPAIHGTPTNQRVVDESLEKLRKVLEVYEARLSESAYLAGDFASFADLNHFPYTFYFMATPHAPLFDEYPHVKAWWERLMARPAIKKLAARMALLN, encoded by the exons aTGGCGCCGGCGTTGAAGGTGTTCGGGCCGGCCCGGTCGACGAACGTGGCGCGGGTGCTGGTGTGCCTGGAGGAGGTCGGCGCCGAGTACGAGCTCGTCGACATCGACTTCGCGGCCAGGGAGCAAAAGAGCCCCGACCACCTCAAGCGCAAC CCATTCGGCCAAATCCCAGCTTTCCAGGATGGGGATCTGCTTCTCTTTG aGTCCCGCGCAATCGGGAAGTACATCCTGCGCAAGTACAAGACGAGCGACGCCGACCTGCTGCGGGAGGGCGAcctggcggaggcggccatgGTGGACGTGTGGACGGAGGTGGAGGCGCACCAGTACAACCCGGCTCTCTCGCCGGTGGTGTACGAGTGCGTCATCTACCCGGCCATCCACGGGACCCCGACCAACCAGAGGGTGGTGGACGAGAGCCTGGAGAAGCTGAGGAAGGTGCTGGAGGTGTACGAGGCGCGGCTGTCGGAGAGCGCCTACCTCGCCGGCGACTTCGCCAGCTTCGCCGACCTCAACCACTTCCCCTACACCTTCTACTTCATGGCGACGCCGCACGCGCCGCTGTTCGACGAGTACCCTCACGTGAAGGCGTGGTGGGAGAGGCTCATGGCGAGGCCGGCCATCAAGAAGCTCGCCGCCCGTATGGCgcttcttaattaa